In Sphingopyxis sp. 113P3, one DNA window encodes the following:
- the gorA gene encoding glutathione-disulfide reductase codes for MMEYDFDLIVIGAGSGGVRAARVAAAHGANVAVAEEHRVGGTCVIRGCVPKKMLVYGSHFAEDVRDAAHYGWNLGETSFEWETLRDNINADVDRLEGLYTNTLDNNDVELFRERATISGPNKVMLQSGREVSSRYILVATGAWPMVPKVPGAELGITSNEVFYLEKLPRRVMIAGAGYIANEFAGIFHALGCHVTVVNRSDQILRGYDEQIRDRLLQISTQKGIEFIFNANFERIEKKDDETLRVHFDEHPGCDTDLLLFAIGRSPKIEGLGLEEAGVKIDDKGAIMVDADYRSSVPSIFAIGDVTNRVQLTPVAIREGQAFADAIFGNKPTRVDYATIPSAVFSSPPMAGVGFTEREAREQFGAVKIYTSDFRPMRNVLAGRQERSLYKLVVHAETDVVLGIHMISPDAPEILQAAAIAVKARLTKAQFDETIALHPSMAEELVLMR; via the coding sequence ATGATGGAGTATGATTTTGACCTGATCGTAATTGGAGCTGGCTCGGGCGGGGTCCGCGCGGCGCGTGTCGCGGCAGCCCATGGCGCCAACGTGGCTGTTGCGGAGGAACATCGCGTCGGCGGCACCTGCGTGATCCGCGGCTGCGTGCCCAAGAAGATGTTGGTCTATGGCTCGCATTTCGCCGAAGATGTGCGCGATGCCGCACATTATGGCTGGAATCTAGGCGAGACGAGCTTCGAATGGGAGACGCTGCGCGACAATATCAATGCCGATGTGGATCGGCTTGAGGGTCTCTATACCAACACGCTCGACAACAATGATGTGGAGCTTTTCCGCGAGCGCGCTACCATCTCCGGGCCGAACAAGGTGATGCTCCAGAGCGGCCGCGAGGTGAGTTCCCGATATATTCTCGTTGCGACCGGTGCGTGGCCTATGGTGCCCAAGGTACCGGGGGCCGAGTTAGGCATTACCTCCAACGAGGTCTTCTATCTCGAGAAACTGCCCCGGCGCGTTATGATCGCTGGCGCCGGCTATATCGCCAACGAATTTGCGGGCATCTTCCATGCGCTGGGCTGCCACGTAACGGTGGTCAACCGCTCGGACCAGATCCTGCGCGGTTACGATGAGCAAATTCGCGACCGGCTGCTCCAAATCTCCACCCAGAAGGGAATCGAGTTCATCTTCAACGCCAACTTCGAGAGAATCGAAAAGAAGGACGACGAAACGCTCCGCGTTCATTTTGACGAGCACCCCGGTTGCGACACCGACCTTCTGCTGTTCGCAATCGGCCGCAGCCCGAAAATCGAAGGGCTTGGCCTCGAGGAGGCCGGAGTGAAAATCGACGACAAGGGCGCAATTATGGTCGACGCCGATTACCGTTCGTCGGTGCCGTCGATCTTCGCGATTGGCGATGTCACCAATCGGGTGCAATTGACCCCCGTCGCGATCCGCGAGGGCCAGGCCTTCGCAGATGCTATCTTCGGCAACAAGCCGACCCGAGTCGACTATGCGACGATCCCGAGCGCGGTTTTCTCCAGTCCACCAATGGCGGGTGTCGGGTTTACCGAGCGCGAAGCGCGCGAACAGTTCGGCGCGGTGAAAATCTACACCTCGGATTTCAGGCCGATGCGCAATGTCCTCGCCGGGCGACAGGAACGATCACTCTACAAACTGGTCGTCCATGCCGAAACCGACGTCGTCCTGGGCATTCACATGATCAGCCCCGACGCCCCCGAAATCCTGCAAGCGGCCGCGATTGCGGTGAAAGCACGACTCACCAAGGCACAGTTCGACGAGACTATCGCGCTTCACCCTTCGATGGCCGAGGAGTTGGTACTTATGCGGTGA
- a CDS encoding glutathione S-transferase family protein — protein MKLYEMEFGVYPRRVSIYLAEKGITDVERSPFDLSQGWPPKDMPKLSSLGTVPILQVDQDIIIRSSIAILEYLEERYPTPPMIGGTLAEKARTREFVALADEATTMFSFWVRKASPLFTGREELNRDAARLGAEWYYRRLREIDMLMSEKECEFLVGNAPTIADCITYSTIQFAHDLYDVPYPDDAPRLMDWFHRFAARPSATSVPFPADLRAATQGLPALTWED, from the coding sequence ATGAAACTCTATGAGATGGAATTTGGCGTCTATCCGCGCCGTGTGAGCATTTACCTCGCCGAGAAAGGGATAACGGATGTCGAACGTTCGCCCTTCGACCTGAGCCAGGGCTGGCCGCCCAAAGACATGCCGAAGCTGTCGTCGCTCGGCACCGTGCCGATCCTGCAAGTCGATCAGGACATCATCATCCGGTCATCGATTGCGATCCTCGAGTATCTCGAGGAACGCTACCCGACGCCTCCCATGATCGGGGGCACGCTGGCCGAAAAGGCCCGCACGCGAGAATTCGTCGCCCTCGCAGACGAGGCGACCACCATGTTCAGCTTCTGGGTTCGCAAGGCCAGCCCCCTCTTCACTGGCCGGGAGGAGCTCAATCGCGATGCGGCCCGGCTTGGCGCAGAATGGTATTATCGCCGGCTCCGGGAAATCGACATGCTGATGTCCGAGAAGGAATGCGAATTCCTCGTTGGGAATGCTCCCACGATTGCCGACTGCATCACCTATTCGACGATTCAATTCGCTCACGATCTGTATGATGTACCCTATCCCGACGATGCGCCGCGTCTCATGGATTGGTTCCATCGGTTCGCAGCCCGCCCGAGTGCGACGAGCGTGCCCTTTCCGGCCGATCTTCGGGCCGCGACGCAGGGCTTGCCCGCTCTGACCTGGGAAGACTGA